A stretch of the Aegilops tauschii subsp. strangulata cultivar AL8/78 chromosome 4, Aet v6.0, whole genome shotgun sequence genome encodes the following:
- the LOC109757934 gene encoding L-ascorbate peroxidase 1, cytosolic, with protein MAKTYPVVSAEYQEAVEKARQKLRALIAEKNCSPLMLRLAWHSAGTFDVSSKTGGPFGTMKKPAEQAHAANAGLDIAVRMLEPIKEEIPTISYADLYQLAGVVAVEVSGGPVIPFHPGREDKPQPPPEGRLPDATKGSDHLRQVFGKQMGLSDQDIVALSGGHTLGRCHKERSGFEGPWTRNPLKFDNSYFTELLSGDKEGLLQLPSDKTLLTDPVFRPLVEKYAADEKAFFEDYKEAHLRLSELGYAEA; from the exons ATGGCGAAGACCTACCCCGTTGTCAGCGCCGAGTACCAGGAGGCCGTCGAGAAGGCCAGGCAAAAGCTCCGCGCCCTCATCGCCGAGAAGAACTGCTCCCCGCTCATGCTCCGCCTCGC GTGGCACTCCGCTGGGACCTTCGACGTGTCGTCCAAGACAGGCGGCCCGTTCGGGACGATGAagaagccggcggagcaggcgCACGCCGCCAACGCGGGCCTGGACATCGCCGTGCGGATGCTCGAGCCCATCAAGGAGGAGATCCCCACCATCTCCTACGCTGATCTCTACCAG CTTGCGGGAGTTGTCGCGGTGGAGGTGTCCGGTGGGCCCGTGATCCCCTTCCACCCAGGGAGGGAG GACAAGCCTCAGCCCCCACCTGAGGGTCGCCTCCCTGATGCTACCAAGG GTTCTGACCACCTAAGGCAAGTCTTCGGCAAGCAGATGGGCTTGAGTGATCAGGATATTGTTGCCCTCTCTGGTGGCCACACCCTG GGAAGGTGCCACAAGGAGAGGTCTGGCTTTGAGGGACCCTGGACAAGGAACCCTTTGAAGTTTGACAACTCTTACTTCAC GGAGCTTCTGAGTGGTGACAAAGAGGGGCTTCTTCAGCTTCCAAGTGACAAAACCCTGCTGACTGACCCTGTCTTTCGCCCTCTTGTGGAGAAATATGCTGCG GACGAGAAGGCTTTCTTTGAGGACTACAAGGAGGCACACCTCAGGCTCTCCGAACTGGG GTACGCTGAAGCATAA